The following are encoded together in the Triticum dicoccoides isolate Atlit2015 ecotype Zavitan chromosome 6B, WEW_v2.0, whole genome shotgun sequence genome:
- the LOC119323485 gene encoding 26S proteasome regulatory subunit S10B homolog B-like, with translation MADGEDAAAARRRTAKSDYRKKLLNCRELESRVGTVRENLKIARKDFAKTEDDLKSLQSVGQIIGEVLRPLDNERFIVKASSGPRYVVGCRSKVDKEKLTSGTRVVLDMTTLTIMRTLPREVDPVVYNMLHEDPGNVSYSAVGGLSDQIRELRESIELPLMNPELFLRVGIKPPKGVLLYGPPGTGKTLLARAIASNIDANFLKIVSSAIIDKYIGESARLIREMFGYARDHQPCIIFMDEIDAIGGRRFSEGTSADREIQRTLMELLNQLDGFDELGKVKMIMATNRPDVLDPALLRPGRLDRKIEIPLPNEQSRTEVLKIHAAGIAKHGEIDYEAVVKLAEGFNGADLRNVCTEAGMSAIRAERDYVVHEDFMKAVRKLNDAKKLESSAHCSADFGKD, from the exons ATGGCCGACGgagaggacgccgccgccgcccgtcgccgcacgGCCAAATCCGACTACCGCAAGAAACTGCTCAACTGCAGGGAGCTTGAATCGCGCGTCGGCACTG TGAGGGAAAACCTTAAAATTGCTAGGAAAGATTTCGCAAAGACTGAAGATGACTTGAAGTCACTGCAAAGTGTTGGACAAATAATAGGAGAGGTCCTTCGTCCTCTTGATAATGAACGCT TTATTGTTAAGGCTAGCAGTGGTCCAAGATATGTCGTCGGTTGCCGGAGTAAAGTGGACAAGGAAAAGTTAACTTCTGGAACTCGTGTTGTGCTGGACATGACAACTTTGACAATCATGCGCACTCTGCCAAGGGAG GTGGATCCTGTGGTGTATAACATGCTACACGAAGATCCAGGCAATGTCAGTTACTCGGCTGTAGGTGGCTTGTCTGATCAAATCAGGGAACTCAGGGAATCAATTGAGCTGCCTTTAATGAACCCTGAATTGTTTCTCAGGGTTGGAATTAAACCTCCCAAG GGTGTTCTACTCTATGGCCCACCAGGAACTGGGAAGACATTATTAGCGAGGGCTATTGCCAGTAATATCGATGCTAACTTTTTGAAG ATTGTGTCAAGTGCTATAATTGACAAATATATCGGAGAAAGTGCTCGTTTAATCAGAGAGATGTTCGGCTATGCACGCGATCACCAA CCGTGCATTATCTTCATGGATGAAATCGATGCAATTGGTGGGAGAAGATTTAGTGAGGGAACCAGTGCTGACCGTGAGATCCAGCGGACGCTGATGGAGCTTCTTAATCAGTTAGATGGATTTGATGAGCTTGGCAAG GTCAAGATGATCATGGCAACAAACCGACCTGACGTTCTTGACCCTGCGCTCCTGCGCCCTGGTCGTCTCGACAGAAAGATTGAGATCCCGCTACCAAACGAGCAATCAAGAACAGAAGTACTTAAAATCCATGCAGCCGGTATCGCCAAGCATGGAGAAATAGATTATGAAGCGGTTGTGAAACTGGCTGAA GGATTCAACGGGGCTGATCTTCGCAATGTCTGCACCGAAGCTGGCATGTCTGCAATTCGCGCAGAGCGGGACTACGTAGTCCATGAGGACTTCATGAAG GCCGTCAGGAAGCTGAATGACGCCAAGAAGCTGGAATCCAGCGCCCACTGCAGCGCAGACTTTGGCAAAGACTAA